The Panicum virgatum strain AP13 chromosome 5K, P.virgatum_v5, whole genome shotgun sequence genome has a window encoding:
- the LOC120707903 gene encoding uncharacterized protein LOC120707903 has translation MLRAELKEEEFQEADILWPDELPRAYFSRVGTGDDDDDGSGEHSDEHQPPSELQVSHQKASSPIDIPGRKVVAGAAVVGARGPQVPGRFSRFGASHAGVGSAGGSVVVGSHVFVPPHVIVDRRAKRDKAMMMLVVPGGRARARKMRE, from the coding sequence ATGCTGCGCGCCGAGCTGAAAGAGGAAGAGTTCCAAGAAGCAGACATCCTATGGCCGGATGAGTTACCCCGGGCGTATTTCTCTCGCGTCGGCAccggcgatgacgacgacgacggcagtgGCGAGCACTCAGACGAGCACCAGCCGCCGTCGGAGCTGCAGGTCTCGCACCAGAAAGCTTCGTCCCCCATCGACATCCCCGGCCGGAaggtcgtcgccggcgccgccgttgtcggtgcaAGAGGCCCCCAAGTACCGGGTCGGTTCAGCAGGTTCGGCGCGAGCCACGCCGGCGTCGGTAGTGCCGGTGGTAGCGTCGTCGTCGGCAGCCATGTCTTCGTGCCGCCGCACGTCATCGTCGACCGGAGGGCCAAGAGGGACAAGGCGATGATGATGCTCGTCGTGCCCGGCGGGAGGGCCAGGGCGAGGAAGATGCGCGAGTAG